The following are encoded in a window of Algiphilus aromaticivorans DG1253 genomic DNA:
- a CDS encoding alpha/beta hydrolase, translating into MRERFTKLALRGLFKAVVGPPVPLAFQRGWTQALTVINPPARGIAREQQRLGGVDCEVLSPRDGEVKHTMVFLHGGAYVLGSPATQRAITSHIAALAQARVVVPDYRLAPEHPWPAAIEDGMVVMAAVAERFGAFSLGGDSAGGGLALCCAQRARDAKQAEPEALVLISPWVDLSNSLPSHSERASRDPMLRGDWSAGAAAAYVADQGALDDPRWSPLFGEQHGLPRTLIHVGSEEVLLDDARSLAEALHAADVPTSLEVFDGLWHEFHMHAALLPRAREAVQAIADFLGETG; encoded by the coding sequence ATGCGCGAGCGATTCACCAAGCTGGCCCTGCGCGGCCTCTTCAAGGCCGTCGTCGGCCCGCCGGTGCCGCTGGCCTTCCAGCGCGGATGGACGCAGGCGCTGACCGTCATCAACCCGCCCGCCCGCGGCATCGCGCGCGAGCAACAGCGCCTGGGCGGCGTCGATTGCGAGGTGCTTAGCCCGCGCGACGGCGAGGTGAAGCATACGATGGTCTTCCTGCACGGCGGCGCCTATGTTCTGGGCTCGCCTGCGACGCAGCGCGCCATCACTTCACATATCGCAGCCCTGGCGCAGGCACGTGTGGTGGTGCCCGACTACCGGCTGGCACCGGAACACCCCTGGCCGGCGGCCATCGAGGACGGCATGGTGGTCATGGCGGCCGTAGCCGAGCGCTTCGGGGCCTTCTCGCTGGGCGGCGATTCGGCCGGCGGCGGACTGGCACTGTGCTGCGCGCAGCGCGCGCGCGACGCTAAACAGGCCGAGCCGGAGGCGCTGGTGCTGATCTCGCCCTGGGTCGATCTCTCCAACAGCCTGCCCAGCCACAGCGAGCGCGCTTCGCGCGATCCCATGCTGCGCGGCGACTGGTCGGCGGGCGCGGCGGCCGCCTATGTCGCGGATCAGGGAGCGCTGGACGATCCGCGCTGGTCACCACTCTTCGGCGAGCAGCACGGGCTGCCGCGCACACTGATCCACGTCGGCAGCGAAGAAGTGCTGCTCGACGACGCCCGCTCGCTGGCCGAGGCCTTGCACGCCGCCGATGTCCCGACGTCGTTGGAAGTCTTCGACGGCCTGTGGCACGAGTTCCACATGCACGCTGCGCTGCTGCCGCGTGCCCGCGAAGCCGTGCAGGCCATCGCCGATTTCCTCGGCGAGACCGGCTGA
- a CDS encoding phospholipase D-like domain-containing protein, with the protein MALDAATLTGYLTWIAAAAYPLAAFWAGGHALLHARDPRSAWGWIAVCLLFPLAGALLYFFFGINRVRRRARLLLDLSTEASRADARQRLPPLPDNLKALMRVGDSLTHRSAESGNRLEPLHNGDAAYPEMLAAIAGARESVWLASYIFRNDRTGRQFMTAVAEAVQRGVTVRVLVDGVGSLYGFSFPVFWLRRRGVRATRFLPPRLIPPMLHINLRNHRKLLVVDGQIAFTGGMNIAEYHRVAVTTARHPVADVHFRVQGPVVDQLAQAFAEDWRMAARETLELPPPAAEVAGGSVARLITDGPDDDLDKLAFVLLGAVTAAQERVRIMTPYFLPSPELRAALEAAALRGVDVSVVLPVRSNMRFVDWAARHSLLALLAAGVRVHMQPPPFAHSKLFVVDTDYALIGTANIDPRSLRLNFELAVECYDPPLAQRLNAYFDSVEASAPRLLAADLDGRRLPTRLRDAFFWLFSSYL; encoded by the coding sequence GTGGCTCTGGACGCGGCGACGCTCACCGGATATCTCACCTGGATTGCGGCGGCGGCTTATCCGCTGGCCGCCTTCTGGGCTGGTGGCCACGCACTGCTGCACGCGCGCGATCCGCGATCCGCCTGGGGCTGGATCGCAGTCTGTCTGCTTTTCCCGCTGGCCGGGGCGTTGCTCTATTTCTTCTTCGGCATCAACCGCGTGCGACGGCGCGCCCGGCTGCTGCTCGATCTGTCGACCGAGGCCAGTCGAGCCGACGCCCGGCAGCGGCTGCCGCCCTTGCCGGACAATCTGAAGGCGCTCATGCGCGTCGGCGACAGCCTCACCCATCGGTCGGCCGAGTCCGGCAACCGCCTAGAGCCCCTGCACAACGGCGACGCCGCCTACCCCGAGATGCTTGCGGCCATCGCCGGCGCACGCGAGTCGGTCTGGCTGGCCAGTTACATCTTCCGCAACGATCGGACCGGTCGGCAGTTCATGACGGCTGTCGCCGAAGCCGTGCAGCGCGGTGTCACCGTGCGGGTGCTTGTGGATGGTGTGGGCTCGCTCTACGGCTTTTCCTTCCCGGTGTTCTGGCTGCGCCGCCGCGGTGTGCGCGCCACCCGCTTCCTGCCGCCGCGCCTGATCCCGCCCATGCTGCACATCAACCTGCGCAATCACCGCAAGCTGCTGGTTGTGGACGGTCAGATCGCTTTCACGGGCGGCATGAATATCGCCGAGTACCATCGCGTCGCCGTTACGACGGCCCGCCATCCGGTCGCGGATGTGCATTTCCGGGTGCAGGGACCGGTCGTCGATCAACTCGCCCAGGCTTTCGCGGAGGACTGGCGCATGGCGGCCCGCGAAACGCTGGAACTGCCGCCGCCGGCCGCCGAGGTCGCAGGCGGCAGCGTCGCACGGCTGATTACCGACGGACCCGACGACGATCTCGACAAACTCGCCTTCGTCCTGCTTGGCGCCGTCACCGCCGCGCAGGAACGTGTGCGCATCATGACTCCGTACTTCCTGCCGTCGCCGGAACTGCGTGCGGCGCTGGAGGCCGCCGCTCTGCGTGGTGTTGACGTCAGCGTGGTGCTGCCAGTGCGCTCGAATATGCGCTTCGTCGACTGGGCCGCCCGCCACAGCCTTCTGGCCCTGCTCGCGGCGGGGGTGCGCGTGCATATGCAGCCACCGCCCTTCGCGCACAGCAAGCTCTTCGTCGTCGACACCGACTACGCGCTGATCGGAACGGCCAATATCGATCCGCGCAGCCTGCGCCTGAATTTCGAGCTGGCGGTCGAGTGCTACGACCCGCCGCTGGCGCAGCGGCTGAACGCCTATTTCGACAGCGTCGAGGCCAGCGCACCGCGTCTGCTGGCGGCCGACCTCGACGGTCGGCGCCTGCCGACGCGGCTGCGCGACGCCTTCTTCTGGCTGTTTTCCTCCTATCTCTAG
- a CDS encoding MAPEG family protein, with protein MSALPITTGYATLLALLLLVLSMRVVDGRRRFGVNLGDGDNAAMTRRIRAHANFVEYVPLLLILLALLEAAQLPAWLLHAFGTTLLGSRLLHGYALAFTEHWMPGRFIGTLLSFILLAVMALCGLYTALIGT; from the coding sequence ATGAGCGCGCTGCCGATCACCACCGGTTACGCCACCCTGCTGGCGCTGCTTCTGCTGGTGCTGTCGATGCGTGTCGTCGACGGACGCCGGCGCTTTGGCGTCAATCTCGGAGACGGCGACAACGCCGCCATGACACGCCGCATCCGTGCCCATGCGAACTTCGTCGAGTACGTGCCGCTGCTGCTGATCCTGCTGGCCCTGCTCGAAGCCGCACAGCTACCGGCCTGGCTACTACACGCTTTCGGCACGACGCTGCTGGGGTCACGGCTTCTGCACGGCTACGCGCTGGCCTTCACCGAGCACTGGATGCCCGGCCGCTTCATCGGCACGCTGCTCAGCTTCATCCTGCTGGCGGTGATGGCGCTGTGCGGTCTCTACACGGCGCTGATCGGGACGTGA
- a CDS encoding endonuclease/exonuclease/phosphatase family protein: protein MAESVDKSLRLLTYNIQVGLHTRDYGHMVSGAWRHFWPSRDQQANLERIAELIADYDFVAIQEADAGSLRTRATNQIEFLAERAGFNHCGYIVTRDLQPVAKHCHGWLSRVEPTAQESHILPARIPGRAAMRLHFGPEWDDLTLVAAHLSLGARDRRRQLDYLADLAGTQQRTVLMGDLNSGSDFLRAHPALRARGFMPVAHAPKTYPSWQPRRALDQVLHTSDVELLSVDALPLHLSDHAPLAIQLRLGGS, encoded by the coding sequence ATGGCCGAATCTGTCGACAAGTCGCTGCGTCTGCTGACCTACAACATCCAGGTCGGGCTGCACACGCGCGACTACGGGCACATGGTGAGCGGTGCGTGGCGTCATTTCTGGCCGTCGCGCGACCAACAGGCCAATCTCGAGCGCATCGCCGAGCTGATCGCGGACTACGACTTTGTTGCCATCCAGGAGGCCGACGCCGGTAGCCTGCGCACGCGCGCGACGAACCAGATCGAGTTCCTAGCAGAGCGCGCTGGCTTCAATCATTGCGGTTACATCGTCACGCGTGATCTGCAACCGGTGGCAAAGCACTGCCACGGCTGGCTGTCGCGTGTGGAGCCGACGGCGCAGGAATCGCACATCCTGCCGGCCCGCATTCCCGGGCGGGCGGCAATGCGTCTGCACTTCGGGCCGGAATGGGACGATCTGACCCTGGTGGCTGCACATCTCTCCCTCGGGGCGCGCGACCGCCGTCGTCAGCTCGATTATCTGGCGGACCTCGCCGGAACCCAGCAGCGCACGGTGCTGATGGGTGATCTCAACAGCGGCTCGGATTTTCTGCGCGCGCACCCGGCACTGCGAGCCCGCGGATTCATGCCGGTCGCGCACGCTCCGAAGACGTACCCGAGCTGGCAGCCGCGCCGCGCGCTGGACCAGGTGCTGCACACCTCGGACGTTGAACTGCTCAGCGTCGACGCCCTGCCGCTGCACCTCTCGGATCATGCCCCGCTGGCAATCCAGCTGCGTCTGGGCGGGAGCTGA
- a CDS encoding thioesterase family protein, whose product MPENAILRRDGDRVQPSEHAAGPWREDAQHGGVPAALMAALAEEAMAEETGDWQLLRLSLELPRPVPMEELRYRVRAEGGRSVRRLRLSLLDADERVAAEAVALMHRRGDVQAVPAFGAEPAATEVPPPEACSKRAGFGGMPDRPAFHATGMQILVAGGSDDSPGPATAWLRPAMPLIGDRADSPTMRACAASDFGNGLSWETPFADYAFANSDLTVFMRRPPEGEWVGLEAHTRVEPGGIGQTRSTLFDGRGAFGMAVQNLLVFRR is encoded by the coding sequence ATGCCTGAGAACGCGATCCTGCGGCGCGACGGCGATCGTGTGCAGCCCTCGGAGCACGCTGCCGGACCTTGGCGCGAGGACGCTCAGCACGGCGGCGTGCCGGCGGCGCTGATGGCAGCGCTGGCCGAGGAGGCCATGGCCGAAGAGACGGGCGACTGGCAGTTGCTGCGCTTGAGCCTCGAGCTACCGCGGCCGGTGCCGATGGAGGAGCTGCGCTATCGCGTTCGCGCCGAAGGCGGCCGCTCGGTGCGGCGCCTGCGCCTGAGCCTGTTGGACGCCGACGAGCGGGTCGCCGCGGAAGCCGTGGCGCTGATGCATCGCCGCGGTGATGTGCAGGCGGTGCCCGCCTTCGGTGCCGAGCCCGCAGCAACGGAGGTGCCGCCACCGGAGGCCTGCAGCAAGCGTGCGGGCTTCGGCGGCATGCCGGACCGCCCCGCCTTCCACGCCACCGGCATGCAGATCCTGGTTGCCGGCGGCAGCGACGATAGTCCTGGGCCGGCCACGGCTTGGCTGCGCCCAGCCATGCCGCTGATCGGCGATCGCGCCGATTCGCCGACGATGCGCGCTTGCGCGGCCTCGGATTTCGGCAATGGCCTGAGCTGGGAGACGCCCTTCGCCGATTACGCCTTCGCCAACAGCGATCTCACGGTCTTTATGCGCCGGCCGCCGGAAGGCGAGTGGGTGGGGCTGGAGGCCCACACCCGCGTGGAGCCCGGCGGCATCGGCCAGACGCGCTCTACCCTCTTCGACGGCCGCGGCGCCTTCGGCATGGCCGTGCAGAATCTACTCGTCTTCCGGCGCTGA
- a CDS encoding TfoX/Sxy family protein, with amino-acid sequence MSAQPQLAEHVIDQLADWGEVRARRMFGGVGLFHEARMFGLIFSGQLYFRVDRAAAEADSERAFGYQRGQRWVRLPYLRIDAEALEHPEALARLADAAWLAAGTKQRTRKGVSA; translated from the coding sequence GTGAGCGCGCAGCCGCAACTGGCCGAGCATGTCATTGATCAGCTGGCCGACTGGGGCGAAGTGCGCGCCAGGCGCATGTTCGGCGGCGTCGGGCTCTTCCACGAGGCCCGCATGTTCGGGCTGATCTTCAGCGGCCAGCTCTATTTTCGGGTGGATCGCGCTGCCGCCGAGGCCGACAGCGAGCGCGCGTTCGGCTATCAGCGCGGCCAGCGCTGGGTACGGCTACCCTATCTGCGCATCGACGCCGAAGCCCTCGAACACCCGGAAGCGCTCGCTCGTCTCGCCGATGCGGCCTGGCTGGCCGCCGGCACCAAACAACGCACACGCAAAGGAGTATCGGCATGA
- the ahr gene encoding NADPH-dependent aldehyde reductase Ahr — protein MTQIRAWAAQTAGGALEEWQYDAGPLADDGVEIAVEHCGLCHSDLSMLDNEWGQSQYPLVPGHEVVGRVRALGRDARGLEVGQRVGLGWIAGSCLHCRPCTGGDHHLCPSVEGTIIGRHGGFAEAVRAHWRWVTPLPEALAPAEVGPLFCGGITVFSPLREFGIRPTDRVGVVGIGGLGHLALQFARAWGCEVTAFTSSPAKAEEARKMGAHEVVDSTDDAALKACAGRFDLILVTVNATLPWKRYISALAPRGRLHFVGAVLEPVQVTVFQLLGAQRSVSASPTGSPAAIADMLDFAARHDIAPTTEHFPVARVNDAIQHLRDGKARYRVIVDIADA, from the coding sequence ATGACCCAGATCCGAGCCTGGGCGGCGCAGACCGCCGGCGGAGCACTCGAGGAATGGCAGTACGACGCCGGCCCACTGGCCGACGACGGCGTCGAGATCGCTGTCGAGCACTGCGGCCTTTGCCATTCCGATCTGTCGATGCTCGACAACGAATGGGGCCAGAGTCAGTACCCGCTGGTGCCCGGCCACGAGGTGGTGGGGCGCGTGCGCGCGCTCGGTCGCGACGCGCGCGGGCTGGAAGTCGGCCAGCGTGTGGGTCTTGGCTGGATCGCCGGCAGCTGCCTGCACTGTCGCCCATGTACCGGCGGCGATCACCACCTCTGCCCCAGCGTCGAGGGCACCATCATCGGCCGCCACGGCGGTTTCGCGGAGGCCGTGCGCGCGCACTGGCGCTGGGTCACGCCACTGCCGGAAGCGCTGGCCCCGGCCGAGGTCGGGCCCCTGTTCTGCGGCGGCATCACGGTTTTTTCGCCGCTGCGCGAATTCGGCATCCGCCCCACGGACCGCGTTGGAGTCGTGGGTATCGGCGGACTCGGGCATCTGGCGCTGCAGTTCGCGCGCGCCTGGGGGTGCGAGGTCACCGCTTTTACTTCCTCGCCCGCCAAGGCCGAGGAGGCCCGGAAGATGGGCGCGCACGAGGTGGTCGACTCCACCGACGACGCCGCCCTAAAGGCTTGCGCCGGACGCTTCGATCTGATTCTGGTGACGGTCAACGCCACGCTGCCCTGGAAGCGCTACATCAGCGCGCTGGCGCCGCGTGGGCGGCTGCATTTCGTGGGCGCGGTGCTGGAGCCGGTGCAGGTGACGGTCTTCCAGCTTCTCGGCGCGCAGCGCAGCGTCTCGGCCTCGCCCACCGGCAGTCCGGCCGCCATCGCCGACATGCTCGACTTCGCGGCCCGGCACGATATCGCCCCCACCACCGAGCATTTCCCCGTCGCGCGCGTCAACGACGCGATTCAGCATCTGCGCGACGGCAAGGCGCGCTATCGCGTGATCGTGGACATCGCTGATGCCTGA
- a CDS encoding SDR family oxidoreductase, translating into MGMTFDFSGQTVFVAGGTSGINLGVAQAFARAGARVAVLSRRQEKVDAAVEGLQGLGAEAAGFAADVRDYEAVEKALGAAHQRFGNFDVLVSGAAGNFPAKATGMSANAFKSVVEIDLLGTYHVLRAAHPLMKKPGGSIVNISAPQAFLPMNMQMHVCSAKAGVDMITRVGAMEWGREGLRVNSVVPGPIDDTEGMQRLAPTEAAREAVMDSVPMGRYGKASEIADCCMWLASPAAAYVTGAVIPVDGGWSLGGAQAMGQGFEQLAKPQ; encoded by the coding sequence ATCGGCATGACATTCGATTTTTCGGGCCAGACGGTCTTCGTTGCCGGCGGCACCAGTGGCATCAATCTGGGCGTCGCCCAGGCCTTCGCACGGGCCGGCGCGCGCGTAGCGGTGCTTTCGCGGCGTCAGGAGAAGGTCGACGCCGCGGTGGAGGGCCTGCAGGGACTGGGCGCGGAGGCCGCTGGTTTTGCCGCCGACGTGCGCGATTACGAGGCCGTCGAAAAAGCCTTGGGCGCTGCCCACCAGCGCTTCGGCAACTTTGACGTTCTGGTCTCGGGTGCGGCGGGCAATTTCCCGGCCAAGGCCACCGGCATGTCGGCCAACGCCTTCAAGAGTGTGGTGGAGATCGACCTGCTGGGTACCTACCATGTGCTGCGCGCCGCGCACCCGTTGATGAAGAAGCCGGGCGGTTCCATCGTCAACATCTCGGCGCCGCAGGCCTTCCTGCCGATGAATATGCAGATGCACGTCTGCTCGGCCAAGGCCGGGGTCGACATGATTACGCGCGTGGGCGCCATGGAATGGGGCCGCGAGGGCCTACGCGTGAACTCGGTCGTGCCGGGCCCCATCGACGACACCGAAGGTATGCAGCGGCTGGCGCCCACCGAGGCGGCGCGCGAGGCCGTCATGGACAGCGTGCCCATGGGCCGCTACGGCAAGGCCAGCGAGATCGCCGATTGCTGCATGTGGCTGGCCAGCCCGGCGGCGGCTTACGTCACCGGCGCTGTCATTCCGGTCGATGGCGGCTGGTCGCTGGGCGGCGCGCAAGCCATGGGGCAGGGCTTCGAGCAGCTCGCCAAGCCGCAGTAG
- a CDS encoding SDR family NAD(P)-dependent oxidoreductase, which produces MSNTELSGRTALVTGASSGLGVDFARELAARGADLVLVARREDRLRAVADALKRDFGVQVSIVAADLSDPATPEMLHQTVGAQHRIDILVNNAGLGVFGPELDIDWARSRQLLQVDIVALAHLSKLFGRDMRQRGWGRILQVASIGAFQPAPSYAAYAAAKAFVLHFGEALNVELRGSGVSCTVVCPGVAATEFHDVAGQKHNGFIRLTIMPPARVAAAGVRAMLRGRSSVVPGWINRLMVFAVRFTPRWLQARASQLLMRN; this is translated from the coding sequence ATGAGCAATACCGAGCTGTCCGGCCGCACGGCCCTGGTCACCGGCGCATCCAGCGGGCTGGGTGTCGACTTTGCGCGCGAGCTGGCGGCGCGCGGCGCCGACCTGGTTCTGGTGGCGCGGCGCGAGGATCGCCTGCGCGCAGTCGCCGATGCGTTGAAGCGGGATTTCGGCGTGCAGGTCAGCATCGTTGCCGCCGACCTCTCCGACCCGGCCACGCCGGAGATGCTGCACCAGACTGTCGGCGCGCAGCATCGCATCGACATTCTGGTCAACAACGCCGGCCTCGGGGTCTTCGGCCCGGAGCTGGACATCGACTGGGCGCGCAGCCGCCAGTTGCTACAGGTCGACATCGTGGCTCTGGCGCATCTGAGCAAGCTCTTCGGCCGCGACATGCGACAGCGGGGTTGGGGCCGCATTCTGCAGGTGGCGTCCATCGGCGCCTTCCAGCCGGCACCGAGCTACGCGGCCTACGCCGCGGCCAAGGCTTTCGTGCTGCATTTCGGCGAGGCGTTGAATGTCGAGCTGCGCGGCAGCGGCGTCAGCTGCACGGTGGTCTGCCCCGGCGTCGCGGCCACCGAGTTCCACGATGTGGCCGGGCAGAAACACAACGGCTTCATCCGCCTGACCATCATGCCGCCGGCGCGCGTCGCCGCGGCGGGGGTGCGCGCCATGCTGCGCGGCCGCTCTAGCGTCGTGCCCGGCTGGATCAACCGGCTGATGGTCTTCGCGGTACGCTTCACCCCGCGCTGGCTGCAGGCGCGTGCCTCGCAGCTGTTGATGCGCAACTGA
- a CDS encoding cupin domain-containing protein, giving the protein MQKRRILGAMLLGVAATAGGHDNEVTPRAERERAQVLQAEGPQDTRGVSAIEALGAVSLAGEIPDDSDRVLRTRELTIAPGGIVAVHQHQQRPGVAYILEGEMVEHRNDRDEPVLRQAGDTAFERSGVTHWWENVGDEPVRALVVDIVPAEGEEQ; this is encoded by the coding sequence ATGCAGAAAAGAAGGATTCTCGGGGCGATGCTGCTCGGCGTCGCTGCGACAGCTGGTGGTCACGACAATGAAGTGACGCCGCGTGCCGAGCGCGAGCGCGCGCAGGTGCTGCAGGCCGAGGGCCCCCAGGACACGCGCGGCGTCAGCGCCATCGAAGCACTGGGCGCAGTTTCGCTCGCCGGCGAGATCCCCGACGACAGCGATCGCGTGTTACGCACCCGCGAGCTGACCATCGCGCCGGGCGGCATCGTCGCCGTGCACCAGCACCAGCAGCGCCCCGGCGTGGCCTACATCCTGGAAGGCGAGATGGTCGAACACCGCAACGACCGCGACGAGCCGGTGCTGCGCCAGGCCGGCGACACGGCCTTCGAGCGCAGCGGCGTCACGCACTGGTGGGAGAATGTCGGCGACGAGCCGGTACGCGCACTGGTCGTCGACATCGTTCCGGCTGAAGGCGAAGAGCAATGA